The Dyella caseinilytica genome has a window encoding:
- a CDS encoding flagellar basal body-associated protein FliL, which translates to MKRLVWLSLLLLLLVPALASAKHDHGDGLVDTTVMIIRHAEKPESGPGLTPEGEARAQAYVSYFEHFNVNGASMVPNALYASADSKSSMRPRLTITPLSQALGLPLDTRFADKQTKEMADALRNEAHGNHVLIAWHHGEIPKLIHDLGGDSSALIPGDKWPSDVFGWVVVLQYDHKGKLVASQVIHEHLMPDDQ; encoded by the coding sequence ATGAAACGTCTTGTCTGGCTGAGCTTGTTGCTACTGCTGCTGGTTCCGGCGCTTGCGAGCGCCAAGCATGATCATGGCGATGGCTTGGTCGATACCACGGTCATGATCATCCGCCACGCGGAAAAACCGGAAAGCGGCCCCGGCCTGACGCCGGAAGGCGAGGCGCGAGCACAGGCTTACGTCAGCTATTTCGAGCATTTCAATGTGAACGGCGCATCGATGGTGCCCAATGCGCTCTATGCCTCGGCGGATTCCAAATCCAGCATGCGCCCACGCCTCACCATCACGCCGTTGAGTCAGGCTCTGGGCTTGCCCCTCGACACCCGTTTTGCGGATAAGCAGACCAAGGAGATGGCGGACGCGCTGCGCAACGAAGCGCACGGCAATCATGTGTTGATCGCTTGGCACCACGGCGAGATCCCCAAGTTGATTCATGACCTGGGCGGTGATTCGTCGGCATTGATTCCGGGCGACAAGTGGCCGTCGGACGTGTTCGGCTGGGTGGTCGTGCTGCAGTATGACCACAAGGGAAAACTGGTTGCCTCGCAGGTGATCCACGAGCATTTGATGCCGGATGATCAGTGA
- a CDS encoding TonB family protein: MNAVARRPGDNKIGATFIFSLLVHGLLLFGIGVTYVATRPALPTLDVTLVNVANNEAPDKADFLGQANNKGGGDSDKSARPSQPFSGLLPTPDLGTAPQHVDAATPTQQQATDQRIVTTSGSTDYSVNSDTAKDERDTAANADEARIEQEAAQLAAEVRDQSQAYAKRPHKKFISASTKEYAYAAYMRGWVDRIERVGNLNYPEQAREQHLHGDVILTVGLNRDGTVRSIDITQSSGQQVIDKAAEAIVKLCAPFPPLPPDSKEKVDILYITRTWQFQPGDVLKTR, from the coding sequence GTGAATGCCGTTGCCCGCCGTCCCGGCGATAACAAGATCGGGGCCACCTTCATCTTTTCGCTGCTGGTTCATGGCCTGCTGCTGTTCGGCATCGGGGTGACCTACGTCGCCACGCGACCTGCCCTGCCCACGCTGGACGTGACCTTGGTCAACGTGGCCAACAATGAAGCGCCCGACAAGGCCGATTTCCTCGGCCAGGCGAATAACAAGGGCGGAGGCGATAGCGACAAATCCGCTCGCCCCTCGCAGCCATTCTCCGGCTTGCTCCCCACGCCCGATCTGGGGACCGCCCCACAACACGTGGATGCCGCCACCCCGACGCAACAGCAGGCCACTGACCAGCGCATCGTCACCACCAGCGGCAGCACCGATTACAGCGTCAACAGCGATACCGCCAAGGACGAGCGTGATACTGCCGCCAATGCCGACGAGGCGCGCATTGAACAGGAAGCCGCACAGCTTGCCGCTGAAGTGCGCGACCAAAGCCAGGCTTACGCCAAACGTCCGCACAAGAAATTCATCTCGGCCAGCACCAAGGAATACGCCTATGCGGCCTATATGCGCGGCTGGGTCGACCGCATCGAACGCGTTGGCAACCTCAATTACCCTGAGCAGGCACGCGAACAACATCTGCATGGCGACGTGATTCTTACCGTCGGCCTCAATCGCGACGGCACGGTGCGCAGCATCGATATCACACAGAGTTCTGGACAGCAGGTCATCGACAAAGCTGCCGAAGCCATCGTCAAACTGTGCGCGCCTTTCCCGCCGCTACCACCGGATAGCAAAGAAAAGGTGGATATTCTCTACATCACGCGCACCTGGCAGTTTCAGCCAGGGGATGTGCTGAAGACGCGGTAA
- the gshB gene encoding glutathione synthase, with product MPHSVAVLMDPISAIKIVKDTTFAMLLEASRRGHQLYYMEQGDLALRDGTAWARLRPLTVKDDPSGWFTLGDARWTDMRELNTVLMRKDPPVDAQFIYDTMVLEAAQRAGVQVINNPQALRDCNEKLFATHFPQCMAPTLVAREPAELRRFVAEHGDAVLKPLDGMGGRGIFRVKAGDKNLNSMLETLIGGNSHGEGRQFAIAQKFIPQISAGDKRILLIDGEPVPYALARIPQGDEFRGNLAAGGRGEGVPLSDRDRWIAAEVAPDLRRRGLRFAGLDVIGDYLTEINVTSPTCVRELDKQFGLNIAGLLFDAIENSAA from the coding sequence ATGCCCCACTCGGTCGCCGTCCTGATGGACCCCATCAGCGCCATCAAGATCGTCAAGGACACCACCTTCGCCATGCTGCTGGAAGCCAGCCGCCGCGGCCACCAGCTCTATTACATGGAACAGGGCGACCTGGCCCTGCGTGACGGCACCGCCTGGGCCCGTCTGCGCCCGCTGACCGTGAAGGACGATCCATCCGGCTGGTTCACCCTGGGTGACGCTCGCTGGACCGATATGCGCGAACTCAACACCGTGTTGATGCGCAAGGATCCACCGGTCGACGCCCAGTTCATCTACGACACCATGGTGCTGGAAGCCGCGCAGCGAGCCGGCGTGCAAGTCATCAACAATCCGCAGGCGCTGCGCGATTGCAACGAGAAACTGTTCGCCACGCATTTTCCCCAATGCATGGCGCCTACCCTGGTCGCCCGCGAGCCCGCCGAGCTGCGCCGGTTTGTAGCCGAGCATGGCGATGCAGTGCTCAAGCCGCTGGATGGCATGGGCGGACGCGGCATCTTCCGGGTCAAGGCGGGCGACAAGAACCTGAACTCGATGCTGGAGACGCTGATCGGCGGCAATTCGCATGGTGAAGGCCGCCAGTTCGCCATCGCACAGAAGTTCATTCCGCAGATCAGCGCCGGCGACAAGCGCATCCTGCTGATCGACGGCGAGCCGGTGCCGTACGCCTTGGCGCGCATCCCGCAAGGCGATGAATTCCGCGGCAACCTCGCTGCAGGCGGACGCGGCGAAGGCGTGCCGCTCAGCGACCGCGACCGCTGGATCGCTGCCGAGGTCGCACCCGACCTGCGCCGCCGAGGCCTGCGCTTCGCGGGCCTGGACGTGATCGGCGACTACCTGACCGAGATCAACGTCACATCGCCGACCTGCGTGCGCGAACTGGACAAGCAGTTCGGGCTTAATATTGCCGGATTGCTGTTCGACGCGATCGAGAACTCTGCTGCGTGA
- the pilG gene encoding twitching motility response regulator PilG, with protein MVIDDSKTIRRTAETLLKKEGCDVLTAVDGFEALAKISDQKPSIIFVDIMMPRLDGYQTCALIKNNPQFRATPVIMLSSKDGLFDKARGRIVGAEQYLTKPFTRDELLGAIHRHVTTV; from the coding sequence ATGGTTATTGATGACTCCAAGACCATCCGCCGCACGGCGGAAACCTTGCTTAAGAAGGAAGGCTGCGACGTGCTCACCGCCGTCGACGGCTTCGAAGCGCTGGCCAAGATCTCCGACCAGAAACCGTCGATCATCTTCGTGGACATCATGATGCCGCGACTCGACGGTTATCAGACGTGCGCGCTGATCAAGAACAATCCGCAATTCCGAGCGACGCCAGTGATCATGCTGAGCTCGAAAGACGGTTTGTTCGATAAGGCGCGTGGTCGCATTGTCGGCGCCGAGCAATATCTCACCAAGCCGTTCACGCGCGATGAACTGCTGGGCGCCATCCACCGCCATGTCACTACGGTTTAA
- a CDS encoding response regulator, translated as MANILIIDDSPTDVRVFTTMLERAGHRVDAVNNAEDGIERVRGTRPDIVIMDVIMPGINGFQATRTLTRDPETSGVPIVIITTKSMETDRVWGMRQGAKAFITKPVNEKELLACIDELLQKAA; from the coding sequence GTGGCAAACATTCTTATCATCGACGATTCGCCGACCGACGTGCGCGTGTTCACCACGATGCTCGAGCGTGCGGGGCACCGGGTCGATGCCGTCAACAATGCCGAGGACGGCATCGAGCGCGTGCGCGGCACGCGGCCCGATATCGTCATCATGGACGTCATCATGCCGGGCATAAACGGTTTCCAGGCCACGCGTACCTTGACGCGCGACCCGGAAACCTCGGGCGTGCCGATTGTGATCATCACCACCAAGTCGATGGAAACCGACCGGGTGTGGGGCATGCGCCAGGGAGCCAAAGCGTTTATCACCAAACCGGTGAACGAAAAGGAACTCCTGGCCTGCATCGACGAACTGCTGCAGAAGGCGGCCTGA
- a CDS encoding chemotaxis protein CheW, with protein sequence MSASIAEQPQSPFEILARYERLSLAHASGTQERFEAPGLWRGIGYRAGSHLFVSGIEEINELLAVPTLTPVPGTKPWLLGVANVRGNLMPVIDLARFLFSERTLHSERTRLLVVRQGNGNVALMVDEVFGQRTVDAEQRRGAEPEEDPRLARFVDDRVDVDGQRLALFSMGRLVRAPDFRQAAA encoded by the coding sequence ATGAGCGCGAGCATCGCCGAGCAGCCCCAGTCGCCCTTCGAGATCCTCGCCCGCTACGAGCGGCTGTCGTTGGCGCACGCGTCCGGCACGCAGGAGCGTTTCGAGGCGCCGGGCCTGTGGCGTGGCATCGGTTATCGCGCCGGCAGTCATCTGTTCGTCAGCGGTATCGAAGAGATTAACGAGCTGCTGGCGGTGCCGACGCTTACCCCCGTGCCCGGCACCAAGCCGTGGCTGCTGGGCGTGGCGAACGTGCGCGGCAACCTGATGCCGGTGATCGACCTGGCGCGTTTCCTGTTCAGTGAGCGCACGCTGCATTCGGAGCGAACGCGTTTGCTGGTGGTGCGCCAGGGCAATGGCAACGTGGCGCTGATGGTGGACGAAGTGTTCGGCCAGCGCACCGTGGACGCGGAACAACGCCGCGGCGCGGAGCCGGAAGAAGATCCGCGCTTGGCTCGCTTCGTCGACGACCGGGTGGACGTCGACGGGCAGCGACTGGCGTTGTTCAGCATGGGCAGGCTGGTGCGTGCGCCCGATTTTCGACAGGCCGCTGCCTGA
- a CDS encoding methyl-accepting chemotaxis protein, producing the protein MSTTGGVGKERGYTILIVLLVVSIGFAAIDFVLLNLKNGEDRQAIALTTQIQVLSQQTAKYALEASGGNPDSFAELENARDTIDSAVQRLVNGDTKTGMKPYADKNTTPTGRSVSKLADAWKQLDGDIGRILSNKATVLDSSQRADDLSKQLPLLNSNMEQVVNILQQRKGTSADEMLGASRQMVLADRIIRRVQEVLQGGESEQASADGLSRDAQNYGEVLNGLLQGNQGIGVQQIGDANARKIMEQMQGDWNKLSDPVAKLAAAASNIAEVKSAGNQASLDSSNVLLRANDLADQIGQLPVRRLFPNVGWGVVGAIGAVAFAILLVIQLVGDQRRRFRESTELNQRNQEAIMRLLDEMGSLAEGDLTVKTTVSEDITGAIADSVNYAIDELRTLVTTINETSEQVSSSAQETQTTARHLADAAQNQAHRISTATTAINQIASSMDDVSKNSAESADVAERSVQIASHGAEVVRETISGMDSIRDQIQETSKRIKRLGESSQEIGSIVELINDIAEQTNILALNAAIQAASAGEAGRGFAVVADEVQRLAERSASATKRIETLVQTIQSDTNEAVNSMEQTTAEVVAGARKAEDAGSALGDIERVSHDLSALIQNISAAARQQSIAATDISQSMNAIQEITSQTSQGASQTAESIGYLAQLASDLRRSVAHFKLPG; encoded by the coding sequence ATGAGCACTACAGGGGGCGTCGGCAAGGAACGGGGATACACCATCCTTATCGTCTTGCTGGTGGTTTCGATCGGCTTCGCGGCCATCGACTTCGTACTACTCAACCTCAAGAACGGCGAAGACCGCCAAGCGATCGCGTTGACCACGCAGATCCAGGTGTTGTCGCAGCAGACGGCCAAGTACGCGCTGGAAGCGTCCGGCGGTAACCCCGACTCGTTCGCCGAGCTGGAGAACGCGCGCGACACCATCGATTCGGCCGTGCAGCGCCTGGTCAACGGCGACACCAAGACCGGCATGAAGCCCTATGCCGACAAGAACACGACTCCGACTGGTCGTTCGGTCAGCAAGCTTGCCGATGCGTGGAAGCAGCTCGACGGCGATATCGGCAGGATTCTTTCCAATAAGGCCACGGTGCTCGATTCCTCGCAGCGCGCCGACGACCTTTCCAAGCAGTTGCCACTGCTCAACTCCAACATGGAGCAGGTGGTCAACATCTTGCAGCAGCGCAAGGGCACCAGCGCCGATGAAATGCTCGGCGCTTCGCGCCAGATGGTGCTGGCCGACCGTATCATTCGCCGTGTGCAGGAGGTGTTGCAGGGTGGCGAATCCGAACAGGCTTCTGCCGATGGCCTCTCACGTGACGCCCAGAACTACGGCGAAGTGCTGAACGGCCTGCTGCAAGGTAACCAGGGTATCGGTGTGCAGCAGATCGGCGACGCCAATGCGCGCAAGATCATGGAGCAGATGCAGGGTGACTGGAACAAGCTCAGCGACCCCGTCGCCAAGCTCGCAGCCGCCGCCAGCAACATCGCCGAAGTGAAGAGCGCCGGCAACCAGGCCTCGCTGGATTCATCCAATGTGCTGTTGCGCGCGAACGACCTGGCCGACCAGATCGGTCAGCTGCCGGTGCGTCGCTTGTTCCCGAACGTTGGCTGGGGTGTGGTCGGCGCGATCGGCGCCGTAGCCTTCGCCATCCTGCTGGTTATCCAGCTCGTCGGCGACCAGCGCCGCCGCTTCCGCGAAAGTACCGAGCTCAACCAGCGTAACCAGGAGGCGATCATGCGCCTGCTGGACGAAATGGGTTCGCTCGCCGAAGGTGACCTGACGGTGAAAACCACCGTGTCCGAGGACATCACGGGCGCCATCGCCGACTCGGTGAACTACGCTATCGACGAATTGCGCACCCTGGTGACGACGATTAACGAAACCTCCGAGCAGGTATCGTCCTCGGCCCAGGAAACGCAGACCACCGCTCGCCACCTGGCCGATGCCGCGCAGAACCAGGCGCATCGCATCAGCACGGCGACCACCGCGATCAACCAGATCGCAAGCTCGATGGACGACGTGTCGAAGAACTCCGCCGAATCGGCCGACGTGGCCGAACGCTCGGTGCAGATCGCCTCGCACGGCGCGGAAGTGGTGCGCGAAACGATTTCCGGCATGGACTCGATTCGCGACCAGATCCAGGAAACATCCAAGCGAATCAAGCGCCTGGGTGAGTCGTCGCAGGAAATCGGCTCCATCGTGGAACTGATTAACGACATTGCCGAGCAAACCAACATCCTCGCCTTGAACGCCGCCATCCAGGCGGCCTCGGCAGGTGAAGCAGGCCGCGGTTTCGCGGTGGTGGCGGACGAAGTGCAGCGCCTCGCGGAACGCTCCGCGAGCGCGACGAAGCGAATCGAAACATTGGTGCAGACGATTCAGTCCGACACCAATGAAGCAGTCAATTCTATGGAGCAGACCACCGCGGAAGTGGTGGCCGGTGCCCGCAAGGCGGAAGACGCGGGCAGTGCGCTAGGTGACATTGAGCGCGTTTCGCACGATCTGTCTGCGCTGATTCAGAACATCTCCGCCGCGGCACGTCAGCAATCCATCGCCGCGACGGATATTTCGCAATCCATGAATGCAATCCAGGAAATCACCTCGCAGACGTCACAAGGCGCAAGCCAAACGGCGGAATCGATTGGTTATCTGGCGCAATTGGCTAGCGATCTGCGCCGTTCGGTGGCGCACTTCAAGCTGCCGGGTTGA